ATAATATGGAGATGGAAGTCTGGCAACAGAGCAGACAGATGAAGATAATGTGATTCAAGGGGAGAACGGTGAAAGACAGTGAGCAGAAATAAAGAACTAAACCTGCTCTGAAACATAGCACAGCCAAAATAATTCAAAACCATCACTTCATAAAATTGAATACCCTTTTAATTTCAAGTAAAAGTTTTCAGAATAAATGTATGTTGAGAAACTGCTTAGGGATTACAAGTTATTCATTCCATTCTTAATATGAATGATAGATTTTTGTAGAAAAATAATTTATCAcaagtataaaaatattttttttaaattaatattaTCTATCATTTCAGTATTTCAATTTTACCTGTCTTTAACATCTTTGATGAAAGGGCTACATTCTTTTCCGTTACTTTCTTGTAGATTATGTGACTTGTCTTCATGAATCCTCTGCATATCTTGTAGAGTTCGTTCTCCTGAACGTCGAATGTGAATCAGGGTAAATGGGGTTTCATTGCTAAGTGGACCTACACGTCTACAGTGAAGGAGGCGTTGATAGGCTGTACGAAAGTCCCTATTTAGAGCAGCATATAAAATTGGGTTGAGAGCAGAGTTGGCATAGCCTAGCCAAAGAACAATTAGGAAGGCTGTTTCATCAACTTCAATGTCATTCACTCCTTCATATGTAAATACCGTAAAATAAGGGAACCAACAGATTATGAAGGCCCCCATCACAGCTGCCAAAGTAACAGTAGCTTTGTGTTCTCGAACAGTAGGTAGTGTTGGGCTAACCGCATTGCAGCAATTAGCATGATTTATTCTTTTGGCTTGTTCTCTGGCAATCTTGAAGATTTTGTAGTACATCAGACACATTATGACCAAAGGAAGATAAAACGTTAGTAAGCCATCCACTAAAACATATTCCTTGTTCAGCTCCAACTTGCATTGTTTGCTTCCATCTCCTCTAAGGTTTTGGATAGATTTATCTTTTGTATTCCAGCCAAGGTGTATTGGTAAGAAAGAGACCATGAGTGATACCACCCATATAACTCCCATAGCTATGGCTACCCGGCAAGGAGTCACGAGCATGGAATAACGCAGAGGGGCTGTAACTCCATAGTAACGATCCAAGCTGATCATGAAAAGATTTAGAATAGAGGCTGTGCACAGCATAACATCCAGGCTTGTATAAATATTGCAAAATGTAGATCCAAATGGCCATTCTTCATGTAACAAGTTCAAGGCTGAAAAGGGTAGCACCAGAATACCCAACAGAAGGTCTGTGATAGCCAAAGAGACAATAAAACAATTTGTCATGCTTCGGAGGCGTCGGTCAAATCCAACCGCCAGGCATACCACCACATTTCCACATATGGTAATGACTATAATTAGAGCTAGCACAACGCCAATGAGCACATTATATAGAATTGTCTTCCAACATAAAGAAACTGAATTCTTAAGGTCGTCGTCCATGATAGAACACATTGCTTTGAGTGGCTAAGAATAAAATGAAATTTTGTGGAGGATCTTAGTCATTAGTATAGTTGTATAGAGGGGTCCAGCAATGCAATATTCAGCTATGCATTGCTGGACCCCACTGGTTAGTATGAAATTGCTTGATAGGGTCCACTGATGTATCTAtttatccttgtttttttttttcctctacgtCAAGTCAATTTGTTAAATGTTGGATTTTGTTGCCTTTTCCACATTTATTAGTGCTGACCATTTGTGCTGCCATCTTAAAGCTCTTACTATAATAGATAATTCATAGCGAGCAGCAACAACATTGCTTTTGCACTTGCGGCAGTCTTGAGTTTGGAGCATATTTCTCAATTGGCAGGAGGGCTTCTGAAAAACTTTATATCaacctgaaaaaaaatgaaaaaaattagattttgatTAAAAGTATCAAGTCTTGAAAAATATTTATGGGAGTTGTGTCAGTTAAGTCACATCTATTGTGTAATATATTACATAAATTCTAATGGTTTTTATATACATTTAATATGCTATGTAACTGTTCAACCAGGCAATTTAAACCAGTTTCTGACTACACAAATTTTCAGATTTTAAGCATGTCTATGAAATCTATAACTTATTTTGACCTTTTTTTCAGTGAGACATGGGACattattttaaaaacattttagcatttttttcttACCGTATatgcagaacataaaaaaaataggaaaaataggGGGTAAGGCTAGAAGCTGTGGTGtttcttttaatatatttttattttgcatgtatttttttatttatttatttatctataagGTCATAGAAGACGAATAGCAAGGACGTTTAGGAACATTATTGCAGAAATAAGTGGAGACTGTCTGGATATTTATAGTCAATGGACACACACCATAATGGGTTCGGAACAgaacaaacaaaacaactgactaggccccaaatgctagagAACAAAGGAGTCAccacctagcaatccctaaaacactttccctaagcttcTATGCCCATGTGCTAATCTTGATGGtaaatatgcacatgcccacatacctaagactgtaatgcactgaaccaaaccctttagctgtagggaagagggaaagaggcacccagctccttcaacaaccaaAGGAGCAAGcatcaccctagaggcctagtcaaaacagacacagaaggaacaaggcaaaaggacttatctagagatgtgttggagcagacgatgcaccaaacttccagagctcacacaaggcagaactataacccgcaaaggttatagggagagggaggaataaatagcctcaccaattacctaaagagcaacacctgggaggaggtgggattctgctcaaacccacaacaaaacaaactgtaagATCGAGTcatgtgcagcaactctgacagatatACTCAGagcacccacagggcagggcgtgacagtacccGCACCCATCTACGGGTGAGCTCTGGCCACCTctgcccaactttatccgggtgtgccctgtgaaagacATTCACAATGCAGCCAGCATTAACATcggtagccggaacccacattctttcctctgcactctatcccctccaatgcaccaggtactgaagggaaccccgaaaaaCATGTGAGTTGAAAATTCTAGAGACCTTAAACttcagattaccatcaaccaaaacaggaggaggaggcaaaggagatggttccgCAGCCCccacatatttcttcaacaaggacctgtgaaacacattatggatcttccaagcctgcggaagttccagacgaaacgccactggattgataatggctgagattttgtaagggccaataaatcttggacccaatttccaagagagtaccttcagcttaatgtttttagtggacaaacacaccaaatcacccacacaccagtcatacgtctcttgtcagccatccgtgtatatctttcacccatttttttctaATTAACTTGAATATTCCACCAGATAGATGACCAAAAGGAAGATAATCTCTCCTCTTCCGGTATCCCAGAAGATTTGGTCctagaaaaagtaccaaactgagggtgaaaaccatatgcaccaaaaaatggtgacttatcagttgactcctgcctacggttattcaaggcaaactcagctaaagatAAGAACGAGGACCATTCATCCTGATTCTCAGtgacaaaacaccttaaatagatctcaaggttttggttagtgcgctctgtTTGACCATTCGACTGAGAATGAAAAtccgaagagaaagacaactgaatacccagacgagaacaaaacgcccttcaaaacctggaaacaaattgcgtccccatatcagacaccacatcagagggaatgccatgtaatttcacaatgttatcaataaaaacctgagcaagagttttcgcattgggcaaacctgataatggtacaaagtgagccatcttgctgaagcggtccactaccaccaaaatcacagttttcccagaggaactcggcaaatcagtaataaagtccatggacaaatgcatccAAGGACGAGATAGGATGGGCAAAGCAAGAAAAGATCCTGATGGCCGAGTGTGAGACACCTTCacgcgtgcacaggtctcacaagctgctacataaccctcaacacctttacgcaaccctggccaccagaatctctgggaaataagatctatagtggatctacttccaggatgtcccACTATGACAGtattatgatgttccttaaacatcTTGTATCtcagttcagaaggaacaaacaacttgcctggaggacaagaatcaggtgcctaatcttgagcccccaacacttccgTCTCCAGCTCGGGGTAAAGAGCAGAAACCACCACCCCACCAGCCAAAATTGGATCGGGATCCtccgaatcccccccccccccccagaaaagcTACGCGACAACGCATCCGCTTTGACgtttttaatcccagggcgataggtgaccacaaaattgaacctggtaaaaaaaacaatgaccatcaagccggcagattgcaggtaagccagattcttatgtcAGTAAATACCGTAATCGGATGAGTAGCCTCTTCTAGTcaatgacgccactcttcaaaggccaatttgatggccaacagctCTCTagtcccaacatcataatttattttggCGGCCGAGAGTTTCTAGGAGAAAAAATCACACGGGCGCCAAttgctaggagagggaccctgcgacaagactgctccgactcccacttctgatgcgtcaacctccacaatgaatggttgagacacatcaggttgcatcagaatgggagcagaagaaaaacatttcttaatagcagaaaaagcctgtaaagCCTCATCCAACCAGACAGAGAAGACagcgcccttcctagtcatatctgtcaaaggtttgacaatggtAGAATAATTTaggatgaattttctgtagtaattagtaaatcctaaaaaccacatcagggctttctgattctccagccggtcccattccagtaccgcatggactttttcgggatccatacgaaaaccggaggcagaaagcaagtaccccaaaaacggcagctcctgaacagcaaacacacatttttccaacttagcatacaatttattctcccgaaggatcaataacacttgtctcaaaagatcctgatcagtcttcatatcggaagagtaaattagtatgtaattgaggtaaataacaacgaacctccccaccaaatgatgaaaaatgtaattgataATGCACTGAAAGACTACtggagcattagttaaaccaaagagcatgactaggttctcaaagtgaccctcggGGGTATTGAAGGGCGTTTTGCATTCATCTCCTTCCCTTATTCAGATCAGATTATAAACTCCTCTTAAacccaacttagaaaacaccttgtcACCAAGAATGTGATccggaatcaagggaaggggataaggatcacagacagtaatgagattcagttcccggaAATCTAGGCATGGTCTAAGGGATCTGTCCTTCTTCtttacgaaaaagaagccagtggccataggagacttagatggtctaatatgtccctttgccaaactcttggcaatatactcccgcatagctactctttcgggttgagaaagattatataaccgagatttgggcaattttgcTTCGGGGAtaagattgaccggacaatcaaACTCTTGGTGATTGGacaactcctgagctccaccctccgagaatacgtccTAAAAATTGGAAAGAAACTGAGGCaacaccttagggtactttcacacttgcgtttttcttttccggcatagagttccgtcacaggggctctataccggaaaagaactgatcagttttatccccatgcattctgaatggagagtaatccgttcagtttgcatcaggatgtcttcagttcagttgttttgactgatcaggcaaaagagaaaaccgtagcatgctacggttttctctccggcgaaaaaaaactgaagactcgcctgaacgccggatccggcattttttcccataggaatgtattagcgccggatgcGGCATTCAGAatacggaatgccggatccgtcattccggcatgcgcagatcggtaacaattagaaaaatgtacaagacggatccgtcggtccgcatgacaagcggagagacagatccgtccttgcaatgcatttgtgagacggatccgcatccggatccgtctcacaaatgctttcagtcagcggcagatcggcggatctggcggccagttccgacaacagaactgcccgccggatcacactgccgcaagtgtgaaagtagccttagtggacaCCCCCAAAAAAGAGACACTAAGACAAAAATCAttccaattactgatttgtcttgtttgccagtcaatggtagggttatgttttatcaaccatggtaaaccaagaaccatcggagcaggcaaacatttcataacaaaacaagaaatgaactcaacatgagaatcacccaccctcaaatgaatatcctgaacaATATGAGTTAGATATCTTTGCAAGAGGGGAGAGAAATttatagcaaacactggtatctctttgGTATCTATTAATGTGCTAGTTTTAAAACTATGACTCTGAAGAAATTGAAAATCAATTAGATTGACCCCTGCGcgactgtcaacaaatacctttaactcaaaatttcaagagtctagcgccaccatggcaggcaggagaaatcgggtactgccGGTAGGATACAAATATGCCTGCTCTGACtcctctagggtgacgctagctccttcaaCAACCAAATGAGCTAGCATCATCCTAGAGGCCTAGTCAAAACAGACACAGGAGGaacaagggaaaaggacttatctagagatgtgttggagcagacgatccaccaaacttccagagctcacacaaggcagaactataacccgtaaaggctatagggagagaaaggaataaatagcctcactaattaCCCAAAGAGCAACActtgggaggaggtgggattctgctcaaacccacaacataacaaactgtcagatcgagtcacatgcagcaactctgacagatctcctcagaacacccacagggcagggcgtgacaggcctagtgttgagcgagcatgctcggctgaactgctgttcggcttgagcattgatatgctcggcacatccaagggctcggccgaatactgcaggTGCTCAAGcagaatttaatacaatgaaagtcaatgggtgacctgAGCATCAAACCggccaccccctgctctga
The Bufo gargarizans isolate SCDJY-AF-19 chromosome 2, ASM1485885v1, whole genome shotgun sequence genome window above contains:
- the HRH2 gene encoding histamine H2 receptor, producing the protein MCSIMDDDLKNSVSLCWKTILYNVLIGVVLALIIVITICGNVVVCLAVGFDRRLRSMTNCFIVSLAITDLLLGILVLPFSALNLLHEEWPFGSTFCNIYTSLDVMLCTASILNLFMISLDRYYGVTAPLRYSMLVTPCRVAIAMGVIWVVSLMVSFLPIHLGWNTKDKSIQNLRGDGSKQCKLELNKEYVLVDGLLTFYLPLVIMCLMYYKIFKIAREQAKRINHANCCNAVSPTLPTVREHKATVTLAAVMGAFIICWFPYFTVFTYEGVNDIEVDETAFLIVLWLGYANSALNPILYAALNRDFRTAYQRLLHCRRVGPLSNETPFTLIHIRRSGERTLQDMQRIHEDKSHNLQESNGKECSPFIKDVKDSSGP